A region from the Lates calcarifer isolate ASB-BC8 linkage group LG2, TLL_Latcal_v3, whole genome shotgun sequence genome encodes:
- the tppp3 gene encoding tubulin polymerization-promoting protein family member 3 encodes MAESADVEQLLTAFKKFAVHGDTKATGKELNGKNWAKLCKDCKIIDGKNVTSTDVDIVFSKVKQKTSRVITYEEFQRALEDLAPKRFKGQSKEEAVQSIFKLVEGREPTNVGVTKVAKTAAVDRLTDTSRYTGSHKERFDESGRGKGREGREEIVENTGYVGAYKNAGTYDTKMKAEK; translated from the exons ATGGCGGAGAGCGCGGATGTGGAGCAGCTGCTGACGGCTTTTAAGAAGTTCGCTGTTCATGGAGACACAAAGGCCACAGGGAAGGAGCTGAATGGGAAGAACTGGGCCAAACTGTGCAAAGACTGCAAGATTATTGACGGCAAGAACGTGACCAGCACCGACGTGGACATTGTCTTCTCCAAAGTCAA acagaaGACGTCTCGAGTCATCACATACGAGGAGTTTCAGAGAGCTCTGGAGGATTTGGCTCCAAAGAGGTTCAAAGGTCAGAGTAAGGAGGAGGCAGTGCAGTCCATCTTCAAACTGGTGGAGGGTCGAGAGCCCACCAACGTCGGAGTGACG aaAGTGGCGAAGACGGCGGCTGTGGACCGTCTGACCGACACATCCCGCTACACCGGGTCACACAAAGAGCGCTTCGACGAGAGCGGGAGGGGCAAAGGTCGCGAGGGCCGGGAGGAGATTGTGGAGAACACGGGATATGTGGGAGCGTACAAGAACGCCGGGACGTATGACACCAAGATGAAGGCTGAGAAATAA